GAGCCGGGAATGGGGAAAGGAGCGTTCTTCCCGTGCTGGCGGCGGCGCTGGGATTGCTGAACGCCCTGCTGTGGGGGTACCAGAACATGACGGGTACGGAGGCCTCCTGGTTCAGGCCGGATTATTCCCTGTTCGGAACGGAGCTGCGCAACATCGGGCTCTTCGGGTACAAGAATTTTTCCGCTCATTTCCTGTCCGTCACGGGATTTTTCCTCTGCGCGTACAGCATGGCTTCCGCCAGGAAATGGGGCATCAGCCTGTTCACGGGGCTGGCGCTCGTTCTCGTTTCCTTCACCTGCAGTTCCCGCGCCGCCTTTCCGAATGCGCTGGCTGGCGTCACCCTGTGCTTTTTCATTTATACCTCCAGCGTTTTCCGCAATAACAGGAAATTTTATACGGCGGCCATCCTGTTCATTCTGCTTCTCTTCCTGGGAGCGGCTTATGCCGTGCTGGACCTGGCCAACGGAGCCGGAAAGCTGGCCTCCCTGCTGGATACGTTTTCCTTCGGGAGCCGTCTGGACCTGTCCAGACTGGCGTGGGCGCTGGCGGACCAGGCCCCATGGTTCGGCCACGGCAGCCGGATGTTCACCAACCTTTCCACGGAATTTTTTGCCGGGGCCAGCCTCCCCAATTTCGCCCACCATGAGTACGCGCAGGCCGCCTGCGACTACGGCTATGCCGGGCTGGGGCTGATGCTGGCCCTGCTGGCCCTGTTCCTCGTTTCCGGCTTCCGGAGCGTGCTCCAGCTGGCGGGGGAGCGCCAGCGCGCCAATCCCCTGGGGCCGGCGGCCTTCTGCGTGCTGTGCATCGCCGCCTTCCATGCCTATGGGGAGTTCATCTGGCACAATCCGGCATTGCTGGGCGCCAGCGCCCTGTGCTGCGGCATTACCTGCACCGCCTCCCTTTCCCGGGTGAAGGCCTCCCGGCGCGCCGGACGCTGGTTCCAGGCCTCTGCCGCGCTGCTGCTGGCGGCGCTGGCCCTGTGCTACGCGTTCCGGGCTTTCCCGGTCTGGAAGGCCTCCCTCCGGCCCGTTCCGGTTTCCTCCAACGAACGGCTTCCCATGCTGGAAGAGGCCGCTTCCAGCAGCCTGGACCCGGACCTGGTGCGGCGCAGCATCCTGCATGCCGTGGGCAGTCCTGCCGCTCCAGACGAGGCGCGGCTCAGGGAACTGGAACGGCAGGAGGAAGAGGCGGAATTGCGGAGTCCCGGCAATCACGGCCTGGCAGCGGCCAAAAGCCTGCTTTACATCCGCCAGGGGCGCCTTGCGGAGGCGGAGAGGCTGCTGCGCCCCTATGTGGAGAGTCCCGGCAGGTTTGACGACCGCATGTTCGCCTGGACCACCATTTACAGTAATATGCTGTATTCCTGGAGCGCGGCCATTGCGGCCCAGTCTCCGGGGCAGGCCCTGTCCATGGCGCTGACGGCCCAGCGCCTGATGTCCGCCCAGACGGATCAATGGCTGTTTCACGGCTCTCTGAATCCCCAGGTCAGGAAGGAACACGACCTGCGCCTCAGCGAGCTCAAGATGCTGATCCTGACACTGCAATACCGCGGAGCCGTACCCGATGCCTCCTGGCGGAAGTAGGGGCGTCCTGATATTTTCAGGCCAACCCCGTTCCTGCGTTTTCTAAAATGAAGTTCTGATAAAAGAAAATATGAAATACTTGAATCAAGAAATAGAAAGCGAATTAAGAAACCGGGGAGCGGAACTGATACGTTTTGTCAGCATATTCCATTTAGACGAAAAGCAAAACAGGCAACTCCCGAACGCCATTGTCTTTGTACTCCCGCTGACCGCAGAGTATGTCAGGACGGTATTTGATACTCCCGATTACGTACAAGCGCGGATAGATAACAATTACGATTTCGATGATGATGAATTTTCACAAACTGAACATAAGGCGGGGGAAATAGCAGACGATTTAGCCAGGTTCATTGCCGGAAAGGGTTATAAAGCCATATCGCAATCCGATACGGGGCTGGTGGCTGATGACGTATTCAATGATGAAACCAAAGAGTCAGTATTACCTCATAAAACAGTCGCGCTACTTGGCGGATTAGGGTGGATTGGAAAAAACAACCTGTTAATTACTCCCGAATATGGCGCAGCACAATGTCTCGGTACGGTTTTAACTGATGCTCCACTGGAAACGGTATTACATGAACCTCCATTTCCAAAGTGCGGAAGGTGCAGCGCTTGTGTCAATATCTGCGAGAGAAAAGTTCTTAAAGGTAAAATTTGGAGCATCTCTGTTTCAAGAGATGAGATCGTTAACATATATGGATGCAGCACCTGCCTGAAATGCCTTGTGCATTGTTCCAGAACACAAATATATAAAAAGAGGAATATTAAATAAAGAGTTTCAGGATTTATGCCGGTGAACTATTCCTGAAATGAAACAGGCGACTGGATAATCATGTGAATCAAGCAATTATCCCGCGCGGAGCGCCAGTTTATTTCCCTTGAATTCCCCGGACAGTTTCTGACGAAGAAGGGAAACCCGCGTCCTTCATTCATTTAGCCCATGCTTTGGAGCAGGCCTTCAATGTTACTTCCGGTCCAGCAGCTTATCTCCCCAGGGTAATTTTATAAAATTTCTGTATTCATCGGATTTTCAATCCGTTGTCAACAATAATTCATTTAAGGCAAGATTTTTTAAGCCTTATCCGGTACGCTTATTCACTTTTTCCGGACACGAGGAGGAATAGGATGAAAGAGAAATAAACCCTTGGTTTCAAGTTCATAACGCTGTCTCTGCGGATTGAAAATCCCCCAGGCTTCGGGAAGTTTTGCGGACACAGCCGCAAAACCCAATCCAAGAACAAATTCCAAATTAATGACTCCGAGACTTCCTCTCCCCCTCCTCGCCGCCCTGCTCCTGTCACAGGCCGTGCCCCATGCAGCCGCTTCCAGCCCCATTTCCTGGGATGACCTCGTTCGGGACTGGCAGGACGAGTCCATCACTGAAACGGTACTTGACCTGAGCGGGGACGGTTCCGTTGCAGAGGTAACAAGCAACGGGGGCGCCGTCACCGTCTCCCAGGGAACTTCCCTGGCGCTGAATGGAGGCCACCACACCATCTCCTCCACCAAGCAGAGCGCCCAGGTTTTCACCAGCAGGGCGTTTGACAACCGCGGCACACTGGAAATCAGCGACTGCACCATCACCGGCAATTTCAATACCGCCGTGAGCTGGTTTTCCTCTTCCTCCGGCGGCTCCATCGCCAACGGTGAGAACGCCAGGCTGATTCTTTCCGGATGTTCCTTTTCCAATAACGGAATGGTTTCCCAGACAGACGGAGAAGGAGGCGCGCTTGCCGGGGCGGCAGGTTCCGTGATGAGTATCCAGGGGTGCGATTTCACCAATAATTACGTCTCCTTCCATGAACCGTGTCTGAACAGCCCCCAGCAGTACGGCGGTGCCATTGCCAGCTTTGGCGCCGTTACCCTGAGCAACTGCCGTTTCTCCGGTAATTACACTTCTTACCTGAATGCCGGGGCCAATGGCATGAGCACGGCGGCGGGAGGCGCCGTCTCCATGGCCACGTACGGGGCGCGCCTGGAAGGGGATGCCCTGGAATTCCACGGGAATTACGCCATGGGTTATGCAGCCTCCGGTGGAGCCGTGAACTTGAATAACAATGCCTCCATCAAGCTGAGCAATGCCTCTTTTACAGGGAATTATGCCTTCTGCACGGCTCATTCCACCAGCGCAGGCCGTGCGTGGGGAGGCGCGCTCAACCTGGAATCCGGGTCCACGGGCACGCTTGTTTCCTGCGTCTTTAACGGCAACCATGTCTCTTCCATGACGGAGACGGCATCAGGAGGGGGGGCCATCCACAATTTTATCGGCTGCACGCTGACGCTGGTGAATTGTTCCTTTTACGATAATTACGCTTCTTCCGCAGATGCGTCCCTGGCGCAGGGAGGAGCCATTGCGAATGAAGGGCGGCTCCGGATTATCGCCAACGGGCGGGACAGCATTTTCCGAGGCAACAGGGACCACGTTCCGGCACTGGGGGGCGGCGGCGCTTCCAATGCCATCCACTCCCTGTTTTCCACCGGCATCGCCCTTTACGCCGGGAACGGCGGCTCCCTGGTCTTTTACGACGGCATCCGGGGGGAGAACGACAGGAACATATTGACGATCAACAAGCCCGGTGCGGAAGGCTATCCCGTGGACGGAACCGTCTTTTTCAAGGACGGAGCTTCCATTGACGGATTCAACACGGAATTGTACCAGGGAAGCCTGTGCATGGGGGAGGGAACGGCCATCCGCGGCTCGCTGGATGCATGGCAGGGAAGCAGTTTCATCATTGAAGGCTTTACGACGATGGACGGCCAGTACAGCGTGCATGCCGTGAAGCCGGGTGCCGTCCATACCGTGCTCGTCAGAATGACCGATTCCATGGCGGCGGCCACGGAAGAGAATCCCGTATGGAATTTTACGGAAGGTTCCTCCATTGCCGCCTTTGCGGGTTCCCTGGAGTTCGTTCTGGACGTCAGCCGCCTCAGCATTCCCTATGATGAATTGCACCCCTTCATTTTTTCCCATGAGGGGCAGACGCAGGAGCTGATGGACAGCGTCAACGGAGCCAAAAGCGTGCGGCTGGTGGATGCCGACGGGTGGAGCTACAGCGTGGACGGTTCCTTTTTCGATTACCTTTCCGGACAGAATAGAGGCCTTGTTCCTTCCGGACCGGACACGGGGGGCTGGCGGCCCCCGTCCGGCGTGGGAGGCGTGCAGGGCAATTCCCAGTGGACCGCCGTGCGCAGCCTCCGCAGTTTTGCAGAGGCCGCCAGAACCAGGGAGGGAGAACGGCTGAAGCCGGACGGGCGCGCGGCTTTCTGGATCACGGCCACGGGGGATTATTTCACCCAGGCCTCCCAGGCCGCGGTGGAAGGCTACCGCTTCCGCTCCCACGGGTATTCCGTGGGCGGGAGTTACGATCTTTCCCCGGTCTGGACGGCGGGGGGCGCCTTCGGCCAGAGCTTCGGGACGAACGATGTGAACAATGACCTGGGCAGCTTTGACCAGGACGCCGTCATGGCCCTTTTCCAACTGGCGCGGTCCGTGCAGGTGAACGCGGAAGATTCCCTGCTTCTGGGCGTGCAGGGGGGCTATGGCACCGCCCGCAGCAAGGGGGGCGTTATTTCCCCGGACCTGGCCGGAGACCGCCTGGAAAGCTCATGGAAGGACAGAACCTGGCTGCTCGACGTACAGGGAGCATGGACAAGGAGGCTGAACCGGAAAACGCGGCTGGGCCTTTATTCCGGCCTCCAGTACGCGGGGAGCGTTCAAAGCGCCTCCACCGCCGCAGGGGAACGCCATGCCTACCATCTGGAAGACAGCTCCGCGAATGTCCTGCGCGGTCGCCTGGGGGTGGAGTTCCACCGGAACGGCTCCCTGCTGGGACGGGAAGCGGCAGGCTACGTCCGCACGGGAATCGCGCACGATCTGGACCGGAAAACGCCGCATGTTTCCGTACGTGGAACCTCCCGCTCCTGGACGGCCATGGCCGTCAACCCTGGCCGTACCGTCCTGGAGGCTTCCGCCGGATTCCATGTCAGCCTGTCCGGCAACTGGAGCGCGGGCGTGGATTACAGTCTGGAAGCCGGCAACCGGCAGCTGAACCAGAGCGGAAGAGCAGGCGTTATGATGGAATTTTAAGTGTCTTCAGCCACATGTTCTCCGGCACCGTCCCCTCTCCGGAACGGTGCCGTTTTTTTGCCGTTTTCCCCATCACCAAGCCGTTTCCATTCACGGCATCGGGCGGCGCATGTCCCGACGCAGCTCAACAAAAGCAAGCCTTGCCCGCTCTATTCCTTCATCAGACTTTTTTCGTATGAATATAACCATCAAACGAATTTATGACCCGAAGGAAACCGGAGACGGCTACCGCGTGCTGGTGGACCGTCTCTGGCCCCGCGGGATTTCCAAGGAAAAGGCTTCCTGGGATGAATGGCTGAAAAATGTGGCTCCGTCCACGGCGCTCCGCCAGTGGTTTGCGCATGATCCGGCCAAATGGGACGCCTTCCGCCGGAAGTATGACGAGGAACTGGACGGGAACAAGGAGGCCGTTTCCCATCTGCTCCAGCTCGCGCGGAAGGGAAAGCTTACGCTGCTGTATTCCGCCAGGGAGAGGGACCACAATGAAGCCGCGGCCCTGAGGGATTATCTTATGCAGCGGTCTTCTTCATAAGCAGGCGCGCATTTTTGAACAAGCGCCGTTTACAGGCCCAAATGCTGTCACAGGGACCTATGATATGGCCGGATTTCTTCTCTCGTTCATGAACAGGCGAAGAAAATGGAAAGGAGGTGAAACAACATGGCAAGTAGTTCCCACATGGGTGGAAATCACAAAAGCGGTTCTTCCAAGAAGCGCTCCGAAACCACCACGAACAAAACCGGGCAGCGCGTCAAGCGCGATGCTTCAACCGGGCAGTTTATGAGCGATAAAGGCTCAAGCTCCAAGGAAAAACATTAATTCCCCGTGAGCTCTCTGCTTAATTCAGGTTCCGGACTTGGTCCGGAACCTTTTTTTATCCCTGTCCGCTCCGGAAAAAGCGGAAGAGCGCACCCCGTCAGCGCAGGTCCAATTCTTCAAACGCACGAAGGCCGAGGGCCCCGGGCTCCTTCCGGTCCCCGCGGACCACCACGGCAAAAGGTTCTTCCCTGCCCGGCGCGTAGTACGCCGCACGCAGGACCAGTTCATCCCCTTCCAAACGGGCGTAAACGCCCACGGGCGTGGAACAGCTCGCTCCCAGGCGCACCAGGAAGGCGCGTTCCGCCAGAGCGCAGGCGAAGGCTTCCGGATCGCTGATTCCAGCCAGCATTTCCATCGTCTCCCGGTCGGAAGAGCGGCATTCCATGCCCACGATGCCCTGCCCCACGGCGGGAATGAAGGCTTCCACCGGCAGGGGGCGCATGTAGAGCTTCCTCCCCTCCACGAGGGTTTCCGGCGCATACAGCCCCAGGCGTTCCAGTCCGGCCCTGGCCAGAATTACGGCGTCCCAGCCGGGATGCTCCGCCAGCTTCGCCAGGCGCGTGGGCACGTTGCCCCGCAGGTCTTCAAACCGGAGGCCGGAACCCCAGTACGTGCGCGCCATCAGGCGGCGGCGCACGCTTCCGGTAGCCAGCGTGCCGGAGCCGTTCCAGTCCGGCTCCCTCGTAATAAGCACGTCTTCTACGGCGGCGCGGGGCAGCACGGCGGCCAGCGTGAAACCGGGGGCCAGCTCGCTGGGCACGTCCTTGAGGCTGTGCACCGCCACGTCAATGCGGCCTTCCAGGAGGGCGGTTTCCAGTTCCTTGATGAAGATTCCCTTGTCCACGATGCCGGAAACGCGGGCCACGTCCGCCAGCGGCACGTCCGTGCGGCGGTCCCCGGTGGTATGGATGATTTCCCGGCGCACGTCCAGTTCCGGATAACGGAGGGAGAGGGCGGCCCGGACCATGTCCGCCTGGGCCAGCGCCAGGGCGCTCCCGCGGGTGCCGATGATAAGGGTGTTTTTACTGGTCATAAAGCGCGGAGTCCGGAAAGTATTTGGAGATGTTGTCCTGGATGATGGCTTCGCACCGGGAGACTTCCTGCTCCCGGCTGCGCTTGGCTTCATCCGCCAGCTGGGTGAGGGTGTCGATATCGTAGAGGTACACCTCGTCAATATCCGCCACGTCCGGAGAGATGTTGCGCGGCACGGAGATGTCAATCAGGAAGAGGGAGCGGTACTTGCGGGGCGCGCGCAGCGGCAGCAGCGTCTCCCGGGTGATGATGCAGTGGGGGGCGGCGGTGGCGGCCACCACCACGTCAATGTCCCTGAGGTAGTCCCCCCACACGTCGTACCGGATGGCCTGGCCGCCGATCATGCCCGCCAGTTCCACCGCCCGGTCAAAGGAACGGTTGGCTACATAGATGCCCTCCGCCCCGCGGGCGTGCAGGGCGCGGCCCGTGACGCGGCTCATCTCCCCGGCTCCCAGGATGAGGACGCGGGTGCCGGAAAGGTCGCCGAAGATTTGTTCCGCCAGCTCCACGGCCACGGACCCCACGGAGGTGGCTCCGGCGTGAATCTGGCTGTCCGTCCGCACCCTCTTGCCGATGGTGAAGGCTTTCTGGAAGGTCTTGTTGGCGCAGGCCGCGGTCACTCCGGCGTCCAGCGCCATCTGGTAGGCCGTCTTCACCTGCCCGAAGATTTCCGTTTCCCCCAGCACCATGGAGTCCAGCCCGCTCAGGACGCGGCACAGGTGCTCCAGGGCATCCGCCCCCAGATGGCTGTAAAAGTGGGAGGCCATGTCCACGTTCCCGCGGCCCGCTCCCAGGAAGTGGGACAGGATGTGTTCCTGCGCGCTTTCCGGCCTGTCAGACCAGTAGTAGATTTCCATGCGGTTGCAGGTGGAAAGCACTACGCACTGGTCCACGTCCGGCAGGGAGCGGATGCGCCGCCCCTCCTCCTGGAGCCTGTGGGACGGCACGGCAAAGCGCTCCCGTATTTCCACGGGAGCGGTCCGGTGATTCAAGCCTAAACAAACCATTCTCATCAGCTTACCAGGAAAATGCTCATGGATGCAATAAAGAGGGCCACACAGCAGTAGGCCAGGGCGCGCCCCGGCATGCCGCGGCGGTAGATGAACCACAGCAGAATGCTGTAGCCCAGCGTCAGCAGAATGACGATGGAGGTTTTGGCCCCGTTGATGGGGAGATGCCTCTGCCAGCCGAGCCATTCCCCGGCCAGAAGCAGGAGGAACGCCACCAGAACCAGACGCTTCATGCTGGCTTCCAGCGTGCGGATAGGGGGCAGAAGACGGCAGGTGCCGGGTATCTGCCGCC
The genomic region above belongs to Akkermansia massiliensis and contains:
- a CDS encoding autotransporter outer membrane beta-barrel domain-containing protein; amino-acid sequence: MTPRLPLPLLAALLLSQAVPHAAASSPISWDDLVRDWQDESITETVLDLSGDGSVAEVTSNGGAVTVSQGTSLALNGGHHTISSTKQSAQVFTSRAFDNRGTLEISDCTITGNFNTAVSWFSSSSGGSIANGENARLILSGCSFSNNGMVSQTDGEGGALAGAAGSVMSIQGCDFTNNYVSFHEPCLNSPQQYGGAIASFGAVTLSNCRFSGNYTSYLNAGANGMSTAAGGAVSMATYGARLEGDALEFHGNYAMGYAASGGAVNLNNNASIKLSNASFTGNYAFCTAHSTSAGRAWGGALNLESGSTGTLVSCVFNGNHVSSMTETASGGGAIHNFIGCTLTLVNCSFYDNYASSADASLAQGGAIANEGRLRIIANGRDSIFRGNRDHVPALGGGGASNAIHSLFSTGIALYAGNGGSLVFYDGIRGENDRNILTINKPGAEGYPVDGTVFFKDGASIDGFNTELYQGSLCMGEGTAIRGSLDAWQGSSFIIEGFTTMDGQYSVHAVKPGAVHTVLVRMTDSMAAATEENPVWNFTEGSSIAAFAGSLEFVLDVSRLSIPYDELHPFIFSHEGQTQELMDSVNGAKSVRLVDADGWSYSVDGSFFDYLSGQNRGLVPSGPDTGGWRPPSGVGGVQGNSQWTAVRSLRSFAEAARTREGERLKPDGRAAFWITATGDYFTQASQAAVEGYRFRSHGYSVGGSYDLSPVWTAGGAFGQSFGTNDVNNDLGSFDQDAVMALFQLARSVQVNAEDSLLLGVQGGYGTARSKGGVISPDLAGDRLESSWKDRTWLLDVQGAWTRRLNRKTRLGLYSGLQYAGSVQSASTAAGERHAYHLEDSSANVLRGRLGVEFHRNGSLLGREAAGYVRTGIAHDLDRKTPHVSVRGTSRSWTAMAVNPGRTVLEASAGFHVSLSGNWSAGVDYSLEAGNRQLNQSGRAGVMMEF
- a CDS encoding epoxyqueuosine reductase, with protein sequence MKYLNQEIESELRNRGAELIRFVSIFHLDEKQNRQLPNAIVFVLPLTAEYVRTVFDTPDYVQARIDNNYDFDDDEFSQTEHKAGEIADDLARFIAGKGYKAISQSDTGLVADDVFNDETKESVLPHKTVALLGGLGWIGKNNLLITPEYGAAQCLGTVLTDAPLETVLHEPPFPKCGRCSACVNICERKVLKGKIWSISVSRDEIVNIYGCSTCLKCLVHCSRTQIYKKRNIK
- a CDS encoding DUF488 domain-containing protein produces the protein MNITIKRIYDPKETGDGYRVLVDRLWPRGISKEKASWDEWLKNVAPSTALRQWFAHDPAKWDAFRRKYDEELDGNKEAVSHLLQLARKGKLTLLYSARERDHNEAAALRDYLMQRSSS
- the hemC gene encoding hydroxymethylbilane synthase, with the protein product MTSKNTLIIGTRGSALALAQADMVRAALSLRYPELDVRREIIHTTGDRRTDVPLADVARVSGIVDKGIFIKELETALLEGRIDVAVHSLKDVPSELAPGFTLAAVLPRAAVEDVLITREPDWNGSGTLATGSVRRRLMARTYWGSGLRFEDLRGNVPTRLAKLAEHPGWDAVILARAGLERLGLYAPETLVEGRKLYMRPLPVEAFIPAVGQGIVGMECRSSDRETMEMLAGISDPEAFACALAERAFLVRLGASCSTPVGVYARLEGDELVLRAAYYAPGREEPFAVVVRGDRKEPGALGLRAFEELDLR
- a CDS encoding O-antigen ligase family protein encodes the protein MPDPAPSKPSAPRIAETAAGKALMALLALFYALLATAAAGGEWHTLFLPACLLAAALLLFCFCILRGYKIPSPGLPGWLALGLGGGYFLLRAWFSPWFYYEGVADLGLIVTAMAMFMAGAYAGAGNGERSVLPVLAAALGLLNALLWGYQNMTGTEASWFRPDYSLFGTELRNIGLFGYKNFSAHFLSVTGFFLCAYSMASARKWGISLFTGLALVLVSFTCSSRAAFPNALAGVTLCFFIYTSSVFRNNRKFYTAAILFILLLFLGAAYAVLDLANGAGKLASLLDTFSFGSRLDLSRLAWALADQAPWFGHGSRMFTNLSTEFFAGASLPNFAHHEYAQAACDYGYAGLGLMLALLALFLVSGFRSVLQLAGERQRANPLGPAAFCVLCIAAFHAYGEFIWHNPALLGASALCCGITCTASLSRVKASRRAGRWFQASAALLLAALALCYAFRAFPVWKASLRPVPVSSNERLPMLEEAASSSLDPDLVRRSILHAVGSPAAPDEARLRELERQEEEAELRSPGNHGLAAAKSLLYIRQGRLAEAERLLRPYVESPGRFDDRMFAWTTIYSNMLYSWSAAIAAQSPGQALSMALTAQRLMSAQTDQWLFHGSLNPQVRKEHDLRLSELKMLILTLQYRGAVPDASWRK
- the hemA gene encoding glutamyl-tRNA reductase, with translation MNHRTAPVEIRERFAVPSHRLQEEGRRIRSLPDVDQCVVLSTCNRMEIYYWSDRPESAQEHILSHFLGAGRGNVDMASHFYSHLGADALEHLCRVLSGLDSMVLGETEIFGQVKTAYQMALDAGVTAACANKTFQKAFTIGKRVRTDSQIHAGATSVGSVAVELAEQIFGDLSGTRVLILGAGEMSRVTGRALHARGAEGIYVANRSFDRAVELAGMIGGQAIRYDVWGDYLRDIDVVVAATAAPHCIITRETLLPLRAPRKYRSLFLIDISVPRNISPDVADIDEVYLYDIDTLTQLADEAKRSREQEVSRCEAIIQDNISKYFPDSALYDQ